One Ochotona princeps isolate mOchPri1 chromosome 29, mOchPri1.hap1, whole genome shotgun sequence genomic region harbors:
- the PES1 gene encoding pescadillo homolog, giving the protein MGGLEKKKYERGSATNYITRNKARKKLQLSLADFRRLCILKGIYPHEPKHKKKVNKGSTAARTFYLLKDIRFLLHEPIVNKFREYKVFVRKLRKAYGKSEWNTVERLKDNKPSYKLDHIVKERYPTFIDALRDLDDALSMCFLFSTFPRTGKCHVQTIQLCRRLTVEFMHYVIAARALRKVFLSIKGIYYQAEVLGQPIVWITPYTFSHDHPTDVDYRVMATFTEFYTTLLGFVNFRLYQSLNLHYPPKLEGQTHVERKGSDDTYALDSESSMEKLAALGASLARVVVPTIEEEAEVDEFPADGEMAAQEEDRRKEMEAQEKHKKLFEGLKFFLNREVPREALAFTIRSFGGEVSWDKSLCIGATYDITDSHITHQIVDRPGQQTTVVGRYYVQPQWVFDCVNARLLLPVADYFPGVQLPPHLSPFVTEKEGDYVPPEKLKLLALQRGEDPGNMRESEEEEDEEEEEEEEDDHEGEEGGENKEEMDNVEAGLEKEKEARLAGVEEQKMEGKKPRVVAGTLKLEDKQRLAQEEENEAKRLAIMTMRKREKYLYNKIMFGKRRKIREANKLAQKRKAHDEALRSEKKAKKARPV; this is encoded by the exons ATGGGAGGGCTGGAGAAGAAGAAG TATGAGCGGGGCTCAGCCACCAACTACATCACTCGGAACAAAGCCCGGAagaagctgcagctgagcctggcTGACTTCAG ACGTCTGTGCATCCTGAAGGGTATTTATCCCCATGAGCCCAAGCACAAGAAGAAGGTGAACAAGGGCTCCACGGCGGCCCGCACCTTTTACCTCCTCAAGGACATCCGGTTCCTCCTGCACGAGCCCATTGTCAACAAGTTCCGAGAATACAAG gTGTTTGTCCGGAAGCTGCGGAAGGCCTATGGGAAGAGCGAGTGGAATACCGTGGAGCGTCTGAAGGACAACAAGCCCAGCTACAAACTTGACCACATCGTCAAGGAGCG GTATCCCACGTTCATCGACGCCCTGCGGGACCTGGACGACGCTCTGTCCATGTGCTTCCTCTTCTCCACCTTCCCACGGACTGGCAAGTGCCACGTGCAGACCATTCAGCTCTGCCGCCGGCTCACGGTGGAGTTCATGCACTATGTCATCGCCGCCCGTGCCCTGCGCAAG GTCTTCCTCTCCATCAAAGGTATTTACTACCAGGCTGAGGTGCTGGGCCAGCCCATCGTGTGGATCACACCCTACACCTTCTCTCATGAT CACCCAACAGATGTGGACTACAGGGTCATGGCCACCTTCACCGAGTTCTACACCACCCTGCTGGGCTTCGTCAACTTCCGCCTCTACCAGTCACTCAACCTCCACTACCCACCCAAG cTCGAAGGTCAAACCCACGTGGAAAGGAAGGGCAGTGATGACACCTATGCCCTGGACTCGGAGAGCTCAATGGAG AAACTGGCAGCCCTTGGTGCCAGCCTGGCCCGCGTGGTGGTGCCCACCATAGAGGAGGAGGCCGAGGTGGATGAGTTTCCGGCTGATGGG GAGATGGCAGCCCAGGAGGAGGACCGCAGGAAGGAAATGGAGGCACAGGAGAAGCACAAGAAGCTCTTTGAGGGCCTCAAGTTCTTCCTGAACCGCGAGGTGCCCCGCGAGGCCTTGGCATTCACAATCAG GAGTTTTGGAGGGGAAGTGTCCTGGGACAAGTCTTTGTGCATCGGAGCCACCTATGACATCACAGACTCGCACATCACCCACCAGATCGTCGACCGGCCCGGGCAGCAGACGACCGTTGTTGGCAG GTACTACGTGCAGCCCCAGTGGGTGTTTGACTGTGTGAACGCCCGCCTCCTGCTCCCTGTGGCGGACTACTTCCCCGGGGTGCAGCTGCCCCCACATCTTTCGCCCTTCGTGACCGAGAAGGAAGGGGACTATGTCCCACCCGAGAagctgaagctgctggctctgcagCGGGGAGAAGACccag GAAACATGAGAGAgtctgaggaagaggaggatgaggaagaggaggaggaggaagaagacgaCCATGAAGGTGAAGAAGGGGGAGAAAACAAAGAGGAGATGGACAATGTGGAGGCTGgtttggaaaaagagaaagaggcccGGCTGGCAGGCGTGGAGGAGCAGAAGATGGAGGGGAAG AAGCCCCGGGTGGTGGCGGGCACCCTGAAGCTGGAGGACAAGCAGCGGCTGGCCCAGGAGGAAGAGAACGAGGCCAAACGCCTGGCCATCATGACGATGAGGAAGCGGGAGAAGTACCTCTACAACAAGATCATGTTCGGCAAGAGACGCAAGATCCGCGAG GCCAACAAACTGGCACAGAAGCGGAAAGCCCATGACGAGGCGCTGCGATCTGAGAAGAAGGCCAAGAAGGCTAGACCGGTGTGA